Proteins found in one Melioribacteraceae bacterium 4301-Me genomic segment:
- a CDS encoding universal stress protein, whose product MIKKILVPIDFSDYSKNALKYAVNFAKYFNAKMYLIYVIEPIVYPADFSMGQVAIPTINIDIHKRAEEELNSLAKNFVGTELEVETIIKTGKPFVEIYETAKEKDVDLIIIATHGHTGVEHLLFGSTAEKVVRKAPCPVLTLREPIKGFQFNNNPK is encoded by the coding sequence ATGATAAAAAAAATTTTAGTCCCAATCGATTTCTCCGATTATTCCAAAAATGCATTGAAGTACGCAGTAAACTTTGCAAAATACTTCAATGCTAAGATGTATCTGATTTACGTAATTGAACCAATAGTTTACCCAGCAGATTTTAGCATGGGACAAGTAGCAATACCAACTATTAATATTGATATTCACAAAAGAGCTGAAGAGGAGTTAAATTCTTTAGCTAAAAATTTCGTGGGTACAGAATTAGAAGTTGAAACAATTATAAAAACAGGCAAACCTTTTGTAGAAATTTACGAGACTGCCAAAGAAAAAGATGTGGATTTGATTATAATTGCTACGCACGGTCATACCGGCGTTGAACATTTATTGTTCGGCAGCACAGCGGAAAAAGTCGTAAGAAAAGCTCCTTGCCCAGTCCTAACCTTAAGAGAACCTATAAAAGGATTTCAATTTAATAATAACCCAAAATAG
- a CDS encoding tetratricopeptide repeat protein produces MKIKPLYIYLGLFIVAIALVIVLDAKKGNEIKNESLQQNIPNDEIHKGLTGDQAPSKSNLRESAIKKMEELRKAVEANPNDTAKVKEYAMMLAMGHQPQKAIELFEGILAKDSKRIDILLTLSFLYYNQGNFDKAEQATQKILAIDKNQQEANFNLGVIAEAKQETQRAKEIFENVIKKFPNTDVAVQAQQALEQLKAKKSSK; encoded by the coding sequence TATTTACTTAGGATTATTTATTGTGGCAATAGCTTTGGTTATAGTGCTTGATGCGAAAAAGGGAAACGAAATAAAAAATGAGAGCTTACAGCAAAATATTCCCAATGATGAAATTCATAAAGGTCTTACGGGCGACCAAGCGCCATCGAAATCTAATTTGCGTGAAAGCGCAATAAAAAAAATGGAAGAACTAAGAAAAGCAGTAGAAGCAAATCCAAATGATACTGCAAAGGTTAAAGAATACGCAATGATGCTTGCAATGGGTCATCAACCTCAAAAAGCTATTGAACTGTTTGAAGGTATACTTGCAAAAGATTCAAAGAGAATAGACATATTGTTAACTTTATCTTTTTTGTATTATAACCAAGGAAATTTTGATAAAGCCGAACAAGCCACACAAAAGATATTGGCAATTGATAAAAACCAACAAGAAGCTAATTTTAATTTGGGAGTAATTGCGGAAGCGAAACAAGAAACACAAAGAGCTAAAGAGATATTTGAAAATGTGATAAAAAAGTTTCCCAATACAGATGTTGCTGTTCAGGCTCAACAAGCGCTTGAGCAACTTAAGGCTAAAAAATCTTCTAAATAA